The following are from one region of the Candidatus Delongbacteria bacterium genome:
- a CDS encoding rhomboid family intramembrane serine protease yields the protein MNIDKSKLFEELAIDKKTAEEWSLVLHSKAIEHKVICIGDEYFIEPDSAKSLQAAEEVLEYIEKGRLKEKSKFKFTEDEKKATIFVPVILIGFMLFFFLTQSTENYFHWGYVGKVSAFKIMQGEIWRSVTALFLHGDIAHFLSNFVVGSLTFLFLSIHIGTGITVLMFLLSGMIGNLINISFRDLHFSVGSSTAIFGMIGVMIGMQIFKEYRNKKWISVTIFLTVLAVIGTAGENTDFGAHLFGMASGLFLGLIYYFVSFNKVFVDSLKKYGILINSLIILVSWVAAFSVLY from the coding sequence TTGAATATCGATAAATCTAAATTATTTGAAGAATTAGCAATTGATAAGAAAACTGCTGAAGAATGGTCTTTGGTTTTACATTCAAAAGCAATCGAACATAAAGTTATTTGCATTGGTGATGAGTACTTTATCGAGCCAGATTCTGCTAAATCTTTACAGGCTGCAGAGGAAGTTCTCGAATATATTGAAAAAGGAAGGTTGAAAGAAAAATCAAAATTCAAATTTACCGAAGATGAAAAAAAGGCAACTATATTTGTTCCTGTAATACTTATTGGATTTATGCTTTTTTTCTTTTTAACTCAATCGACCGAAAACTATTTTCATTGGGGTTACGTAGGAAAAGTATCTGCTTTCAAAATCATGCAAGGTGAGATCTGGAGAAGTGTAACAGCTCTGTTTTTACATGGCGATATCGCCCACTTTTTATCAAATTTTGTCGTAGGTTCTCTCACATTTCTTTTCCTCTCAATTCATATAGGTACGGGAATAACCGTTCTTATGTTTCTATTAAGTGGAATGATTGGAAATTTGATAAACATATCATTTCGTGATTTACACTTTTCAGTTGGTTCTTCAACTGCAATATTTGGAATGATTGGAGTGATGATTGGAATGCAAATCTTCAAAGAGTATCGTAATAAAAAATGGATATCAGTGACAATATTTTTAACTGTACTTGCAGTAATAGGTACTGCAGGCGAAAATACAGATTTCGGAGCTCATCTTTTTGGTATGGCTAGTGGTTTGTTTTTAGGACTGATTTATTATTTCGTATCATTCAATAAGGTATTTGTTGATTCTCTCAAAAAATATGGTATTTTAATCAATTCTCTGATAATTCTAGTTTCATGGGTTGCTGCATTTAGTGTATTGTATTAA
- a CDS encoding response regulator: MAFVNKIEFMKYSSQVKVLYVEDSVVQSKLTQRMVASFFEVFDTACNGLEGLEKYKSGKYDILITDVNMPIMDGITLITKIREINKNQNIVVTSSVDDKDTLIDYINLGVGSFVLKPLSEEKIKIALFKMCQQIDIEKKYEELKQKELLNTFVVTANHEMNQDLSIIMGNTELSLKLDEVKNNPTLVKFLSKIKNSSKKMADILTKFRELDKIDFIDYLPNTKMIDLHKEDDMKERTN; the protein is encoded by the coding sequence ATGGCATTTGTTAACAAAATAGAATTTATGAAGTACTCGAGTCAGGTAAAAGTTCTGTATGTTGAGGATAGTGTAGTTCAAAGTAAGTTAACACAACGAATGGTAGCATCATTTTTTGAAGTATTTGATACTGCATGCAATGGGTTAGAAGGTTTGGAAAAGTATAAGAGTGGTAAATATGATATCCTTATTACTGACGTTAACATGCCTATAATGGATGGTATTACACTTATTACGAAAATACGAGAGATAAATAAAAATCAGAATATTGTAGTAACCTCATCAGTTGATGATAAGGATACCCTTATCGATTATATCAATCTTGGTGTTGGTTCTTTTGTACTAAAACCGTTAAGTGAAGAGAAAATAAAGATCGCATTGTTCAAAATGTGTCAACAAATTGATATTGAAAAAAAATATGAAGAGCTCAAACAGAAAGAGCTGTTGAATACTTTTGTTGTGACTGCTAATCATGAGATGAATCAAGATTTGTCTATTATAATGGGGAATACTGAATTGAGTTTAAAGTTAGATGAAGTTAAGAACAATCCAACTTTAGTAAAATTTCTAAGTAAAATTAAAAATAGCTCTAAAAAGATGGCAGATATTTTAACAAAATTTAGAGAATTAGATAAAATTGATTTTATTGACTATTTACCAAACACAAAAATGATTGATCTTCATAAGGAGGATGATATGAAAGAAAGGACAAACTGA
- a CDS encoding aminotransferase class IV has product MYMINLKLSNDKITACDELGYKDGPFETVLAFKKNILYLSTHIARFKSALNFTNQKVEYNFKNFQEIEKFLTPEFSVVRFSYFDEQSIYVTIKSYSSPFPEKYLKLKSFEVKNDLTIANQCKLWPRDFYESLSFKAINNKFDDALIVSNSIIKEISIANIFFVKEDTFYTPNEKFILNGVVRNKVIDLLKDLEVKIIIDDIHLKDISNFDSCFVTNSLRMIQFVKQIDDVIFENKNQKLQKLRYTFDPQIMNKSQRHTQT; this is encoded by the coding sequence ATGTACATGATAAATCTGAAACTTAGCAATGATAAAATCACTGCCTGTGATGAACTTGGCTATAAAGATGGTCCTTTTGAAACAGTATTAGCATTTAAAAAAAATATTTTATACTTAAGTACTCATATAGCCAGATTTAAATCTGCATTAAATTTTACGAACCAAAAGGTTGAGTATAATTTTAAGAATTTCCAAGAAATTGAAAAATTTTTGACACCAGAATTTTCTGTTGTGAGATTTTCTTATTTTGATGAACAATCTATTTATGTTACAATTAAGTCTTATTCTTCACCATTTCCTGAAAAGTATCTAAAACTTAAATCATTTGAAGTAAAAAATGATTTAACAATAGCTAATCAGTGTAAACTTTGGCCAAGAGATTTTTACGAGAGCCTTAGTTTTAAAGCTATAAATAATAAATTTGATGATGCGTTGATAGTTAGCAATTCAATCATAAAGGAAATTTCGATTGCAAACATCTTTTTTGTTAAAGAAGATACTTTTTATACACCAAACGAAAAGTTTATATTAAATGGTGTGGTAAGGAATAAAGTTATTGATCTGCTAAAAGATCTAGAAGTTAAAATAATTATTGATGATATTCATTTAAAGGATATTTCTAACTTCGATTCCTGCTTTGTAACAAACTCATTGAGAATGATACAATTTGTAAAACAGATAGATGATGTTATTTTTGAGAATAAGAATCAGAAACTTCAGAAGCTTAGATACACTTTTGATCCCCAAATAATGAATAAATCTCAAAGGCATACTCAGACCTAG
- a CDS encoding DUF1016 family protein — protein sequence MELIKLADKIEIVDNTLKSSTNKAVNQLLTIRNWLIGFYIVEYEQHGEDRATYGEKIIKNLALKLKEKDFAGLSFTNLNLFRQFFLSFPEIIQTVSEQFIPELIPSNKSLSNEKSDSDPIGNLLVTGKNQALVEYATAGMDKNLFVSNYLFYISSKEKLEKSIISELKEL from the coding sequence ATGGAATTAATTAAGCTTGCAGATAAAATTGAAATTGTTGATAACACTCTCAAAAGTAGTACAAATAAAGCAGTAAACCAGTTGCTTACTATCAGAAACTGGCTAATTGGCTTCTATATAGTTGAATATGAGCAGCATGGAGAAGATAGGGCTACTTACGGAGAAAAGATAATTAAAAATCTAGCTTTGAAACTAAAAGAAAAGGATTTTGCTGGACTATCATTTACAAATTTAAATCTATTCAGGCAATTTTTTCTTTCTTTCCCAGAAATTATTCAGACAGTGTCTGAACAATTCATTCCTGAATTAATTCCAAGTAACAAATCTCTGAGTAACGAAAAATCTGATAGTGATCCTATAGGAAATTTGCTAGTTACTGGTAAAAATCAGGCTTTGGTTGAATACGCAACAGCAGGTATGGATAAAAATTTATTTGTCAGTAATTACCTTTTCTATATTTCTAGTAAAGAGAAACTGGAAAAGTCTATAATTAGCGAGTTAAAAGAGTTATAA